GCTTCTTAACACAAAATATTTGATCCTAAAACTTTGAAGCTTGCCTTTAAACCTTCCCGGGGGTTTATTACCTCGCTATTTCAAAAAACGGGACCACTTTGGCAAATTCCAGGTTTATCATTGAATAAAAGTGTGGAGTGGGCCCCCAAAATAGGACTTAATAGCGTTGGGTAACTCCCGATTTTCGCGGATTATTATTATTAAGACACAAAAAAACACCTTTGTGTACAACCATTCTGGTTGTTTCCAGTTAAATAATTGATTAAAACAAATGAATTATCTAATTTTGTGCCGCTTTTAAAACATAAATCTATTCAATGCAAACTACAGAAACAAAATTGAAGTTTAAGGTAAAGGATATTACCCTTGCTGCCTGGGGTCGTAAAGAGATCGAACTGGCAGAAGCTGAAATGCCCGGACTCATGTCTCTCCGTAAAGAATACGGTGATTCAAAGCCCCTTAAGGGAGCACGTATCGCCGGATGTCTGCACATGACCATCCAAACTGCTGTGCTCATCGAAACCCTCCAGGAATTAGGCGCTGAAGTCAGCTGGTCTTCCTGCAACATTTTCTCCACCCAGGATCATGCCGCGGCAGCTATTGCCGAAGCTGGAATACCTGTGTTTGCATGGAAAGGGATGAATGAAAAAGAATTTGACTGGTGTATTGAACAAACCCTTTTTGCCTTTAAAGACGGAAAGCCGCTCAATATGATCCTCGATGACGGAGGTGACCTGACCAATATGGTTTTGGATCAATATCCTGAACTGGTGGAAGGCATCAACGGGTTGAGTGAAGAAACCACCACTGGTGTTCATCGCTTATATGAGCGCATGGAAAAAGGCACTTTACCGATGCCTGCCATCAATGTCAACGATTCCGTGACCAAATCCAAATTTGACAACAAATACGGATGTAAGGAATCTCTGGTAGATGCCATTCGCCGGGCTACTGACATTATGATGGCCGGCAAAGTTGCTGTGGTGGCCGGTTATGGTGATGTTGGCAAAGGTTCTGCAGCCTCCTTGCGTGGTGCAGGATGCCGGGTAATTGTTACGGAGATCGATCCGATTTGCGCCCTTCAGGCGGCTATGGACGGATTCGAGGTGATCCCTATGAAAAAAGCCATTCCCCGCGTTGACATAGTGGTCACAGCCACCGGAAACAAAAACATTGTAAATGGTGAGCATTTCAAGTTGATGAATGACAAAACCATCGTTTGTAATATTGGCCATTTTGACAATGAAATTGACATGGCCTGGTTGAACAAAAACTACGGGGACACCAAAGTGGAAATCAAACCTCAGGTTGATAAATATACTATCGACGGAAAAGATATTATCCTCCTTGCAGAAGGTCGTCTGGTGAACCTCGGTTGTGCTACCGGTCACCCTTCGTTTGTCATGTCAAACTCTTTCACCAACCAGACTTTGGCGCAGATCGAACTTTGGACCAATGCCGACAATTACGAGAATAAAGTGTATATGTTGCCTAAACACCTCGATGAGAAAGTTGCTCGTTTGCACCTTTCCAAACTGGGTGTTGAGCTGGAGGAATTGTCTAAAGATCAGGCAGATTATATCGGGGTTACCGTTGAAGGGCCTTATAAACCTGAATATTACAGATATTAAAATGAACTGCCTGCCGGAAAATTTCCTGTCCAGGTAAAATGAAAAAAAACGGGTTTTTGCTTTTTAAGTGAAAACCCGTTTTTTTTTTGTATTTTAATGTTGAATTAAAAAGGAAATATATGAGATCGAATATTTTTATTCTTCTTTTGTTAGGGAGCCTGTTTTCCTGTAGCTCAGAAAAAAACACTAATACTTACTACAGCGATATCGAACAATGGCGAAAAGAGCGGCTGGAATCCCTGACCCAACCCGATGGCTGGACGACACTGATCGGTTTGTATTGGCTGGAAGAAGGAATTCAAACTTTTGGTTCTTCAAAGGAAAATGATATTGTTTTTACTGAAAAAGCGCCCTCTTTTATCGGCACATTAAGTGTATATGGTGACAGCGTAAGCATTCAGATAAACGATACGGTGGATGTCTTGATCAATGGGGAAATGGTAAAGTCCATGAGTCTGAAAGATGATACCGAAGAAAATACCACCCTTATGCAATGGGAATCCCTTACCTGGTACCTTATTCAGCGGGGAGGCAAATACGGCATACGCCTGAAAGACAGCCTGGCTGAACAACGGTTTGCCTTAAAGGAAATTCCCCATTTTGAGGTAGATGAACATTGGAAATTTAAAGCCACCTTTATCCCTCCTGCTCCCGAAGCCACCCTAAAAGTAGAAAATATCCTGGGTCAGGTGTCGGATGATCCGCTTGAAGGTCACCTGGAATTCACGTATAAAGGGAAAAATTACCCGTTGGCGTTACTCGATGGAGGTGAAGATGCTTATTTTCTGATCA
This sequence is a window from Lewinellaceae bacterium. Protein-coding genes within it:
- a CDS encoding adenosylhomocysteinase — protein: MQTTETKLKFKVKDITLAAWGRKEIELAEAEMPGLMSLRKEYGDSKPLKGARIAGCLHMTIQTAVLIETLQELGAEVSWSSCNIFSTQDHAAAAIAEAGIPVFAWKGMNEKEFDWCIEQTLFAFKDGKPLNMILDDGGDLTNMVLDQYPELVEGINGLSEETTTGVHRLYERMEKGTLPMPAINVNDSVTKSKFDNKYGCKESLVDAIRRATDIMMAGKVAVVAGYGDVGKGSAASLRGAGCRVIVTEIDPICALQAAMDGFEVIPMKKAIPRVDIVVTATGNKNIVNGEHFKLMNDKTIVCNIGHFDNEIDMAWLNKNYGDTKVEIKPQVDKYTIDGKDIILLAEGRLVNLGCATGHPSFVMSNSFTNQTLAQIELWTNADNYENKVYMLPKHLDEKVARLHLSKLGVELEELSKDQADYIGVTVEGPYKPEYYRY
- a CDS encoding DUF1684 domain-containing protein yields the protein MRSNIFILLLLGSLFSCSSEKNTNTYYSDIEQWRKERLESLTQPDGWTTLIGLYWLEEGIQTFGSSKENDIVFTEKAPSFIGTLSVYGDSVSIQINDTVDVLINGEMVKSMSLKDDTEENTTLMQWESLTWYLIQRGGKYGIRLKDSLAEQRFALKEIPHFEVDEHWKFKATFIPPAPEATLKVENILGQVSDDPLEGHLEFTYKGKNYPLALLDGGEDAYFLIIADETTGEETYGGGRYIYVDRADSSGVTYIDFNKAYNPPCVFSVFATCPLPPQENYLPFRVLAGEKELPHH